In bacterium, a genomic segment contains:
- a CDS encoding PilN domain-containing protein yields MIKINLLEVEKERRVKAAAPGGVPTALLALVIIGLSIAAFIFYYLAKQKQVADLEEDIAKKRIQKKELEPYIKRVEELDARRQELAKKNHAIELLRSQRTIPVHIMDEVSRAMPDYLWLTSVQLQGELLSIDGKTLQEQAIPTFMKNLDASEFVGTCSLIETSQPLGTEDRSTSFKISAPITNPFKPKEPAPSTAAAPAQ; encoded by the coding sequence ATGATAAAAATTAACCTTCTCGAGGTTGAAAAAGAGAGACGGGTTAAAGCAGCAGCGCCGGGAGGGGTTCCAACAGCTTTACTTGCATTGGTCATTATTGGGCTTTCTATTGCTGCATTTATTTTTTACTATTTAGCGAAACAAAAACAGGTGGCGGATCTGGAAGAAGATATTGCCAAGAAAAGAATTCAGAAAAAAGAACTGGAGCCTTATATAAAAAGAGTAGAAGAGTTAGATGCGCGCCGGCAGGAGTTGGCGAAAAAGAATCACGCGATAGAATTGCTTCGGAGCCAGCGAACGATTCCCGTGCACATTATGGATGAAGTCAGCCGCGCGATGCCGGATTATCTATGGCTTACCAGCGTCCAGTTGCAGGGTGAACTGCTCAGCATCGATGGGAAAACGCTTCAGGAACAAGCGATTCCGACATTCATGAAAAATCTCGATGCTTCGGAATTTGTGGGAACTTGTAGCTTGATTGAAACGAGCCAACCGCTCGGTACCGAGGATCGTTCTACTTCATTTAAGATTTCAGCGCCTATTACGAATCCATTTAAACCAAAGGAGCCGGCTCCGAGTACTGCCGCTGCGCCGGCCCAGTAG